A genomic window from Oceanobacillus timonensis includes:
- a CDS encoding DUF3397 domain-containing protein, protein MRDYIYYTLALFIAFPFIVTFLVYWITKLSKKHTWKAVHNAVQWSAIFFILGTGVLLQLLFDRNFFGWIILLFLISLTGILIQQYRTQQDIELSKAIKIVWRSAFLLFASVYLILSVIYIILEILT, encoded by the coding sequence ATGCGAGATTATATTTATTATACCTTGGCACTTTTTATTGCATTTCCATTTATCGTTACTTTTTTAGTTTATTGGATAACAAAACTGAGCAAAAAACATACGTGGAAAGCTGTACATAATGCTGTTCAATGGTCTGCGATCTTTTTTATTTTAGGTACTGGAGTTTTATTGCAGCTTTTGTTTGATCGGAATTTTTTCGGTTGGATTATTCTTTTATTCTTGATAAGCCTGACAGGTATTTTAATTCAGCAATATCGGACACAGCAGGATATCGAGTTGTCCAAAGCAATTAAAATTGTTTGGAGAAGCGCATTTTTACTATTTGCTTCTGTATATCTGATTTTAAGTGTTATTTATATTATTTTAGAAATTTTAACCTGA